One Rhipicephalus microplus isolate Deutch F79 chromosome 4, USDA_Rmic, whole genome shotgun sequence genomic window carries:
- the LOC119172302 gene encoding single-strand selective monofunctional uracil DNA glycosylase, translating into MLRSVCAVSSFSATRSTVSNSCPALRMACSDAAGDEIANAFLAIERKQSELLSHIPYSSKVSHVYNPLEYARETHECYVRKYCRTRKTVLFLGMNPGPFGMAQNGVPFGDTAHVVGWLGIQGHVAKPKHEHPRRPVLGLGCTRSEVSGHRFWGLLREITAGGELLRGPWFVHNYCPLAFLLPSGANLTPNKLPLEARQHLQAICDAALLSVLKLLRPEAIVGIGCYARDRALSAISVSCFEPPRVLCLTHPSPASPKANRGWHTLAISELQSFGLISPDVANRASAELCPASKTTE; encoded by the exons atgctaaGAAGTGTGTGCGCAGTGTCAAGCTTCAGTGCGACACGATCGACTGTCAGCAATAGTTGCCCAGCATTACGCATGGCTTGCAGTGATGCCGCCGGCGACGAAATTGCGAACGCTTTCCTCGCCATCGAACGGAAGCAAAGCGAACTGCTCTCGCACATTCCGTACAGCTCCAAAGTTTCCCACGTGTACAATCCCCTGGAATACGCCCGCGAAACGCACGAGTGCTACGTGCGTAAATACTGCAGGACCAGAAAGACAGTGCTGTTTCTTGGCATGAACCCTGGCCCCTTCGGCATGGCCCAGAACGGg gtgcCATTTGGTGATACTGCGCACGTCGTTGGTTGGCTGGGGATCCAAGGCCACGTAGCCAAGCCAAAGCATGAGCATCCTCGAAGGCCCGTGTTGGGCCTTGGCTGCACCAGAAGTGAG GTGAGCGGCCATCGCTTCTGGGGCCTTCTTCGGGAGATCACTGCTGGCGGGGAGCTGCTTCGAGGTCCCTGGTTTGTGCACAACTACTGTCCCCTCGCGTTCCTGCTACCATCCGGTGCCAACCTGACACCTAACAAGCTACCCCTCGAAGCGCGCCAGCATCTTCAG GCTATATGTGACGCAGCCCTATTGTCAGTCTTGAAGCTGCTGAGACCAGAGGCCATCGTGGGCATAGGATGCTATGCTAGGGACAGAGCCCTGTCAGCAATTTCTGTAAGCTGCTTTGAGCCCCCTCGTGTGCTCTGCCTCACCCACCCAAGCCCTGCCAGCCCAAAGGCCAACCGTGGCTGGCATACACTCGCAATTTCGGAGCTGCAGTCCTTTGGACTAATCTCGCCCGATGTTGCAAACAGGGCCAGTGCAGAACTCTGTCCCGCTTCGAAAACTACTGAGTAA
- the LOC142814581 gene encoding uncharacterized protein LOC142814581, with translation MQNTVQYNGYFGCGWCLHPGKCIEGTVKYPISAEAPPDRTKEGMMQDMAEVHRTGVNVRGVKGPSPLINLVGFDIVWGFTPDYMHGVLLGVTRQFMELWMSGVGAPYYIGSPQLIRMVDERLCAIKPPQCITRLPRSVELRKFWKASEWQQWLLYYSLVCVHRILPGKYHKHFSLLVKAVYLLLGDTVSAKDIRDSTECLVQFVIQVQVLYSKKEMTSNVHLLLHLAKSVTMQGPLWAHSCFVFEAGLGKIKKLVTSAKGVPHQVMSRVLMASKVGAHNAAASEQVKNFLCSDLCNKEESLALLGKPRAVSESIHRIIEAQVPHQITGPVEEYDRVRISGRMFHSEQYQRPQKTNCTAVRLRDNMHAKIQHIVSVSCSDRKRIYFVSNSYVSSLCFGTTHISCVQKWVAQNVVEVDRQAAPCLWIDWNERQFFCNLANRFP, from the exons ATGCAGAACACAGTCCAGTATAATGGATACTTTGGGTGTGGCTGGTGTTTGCACCCTGGCAAATGCATTGAAG GAACAGTCAAGTACCCTATAAGCGCTGAAGCTCCACCCGACAGGACTAAAGAAGGGATGATGCAAGACATGGCTGAAGTGCACAGGACTGGTGTTAATGTGCGAGGAGTTAAAGGGCCTTCCCCATTAATTAATTTGGTGGGGTTTGACATTGTGTGGGGCTTCACGCCTGATTATATGCATGGGGTTTTACTTGGTGTCACACGCCAGTTTATGGAGCTGTGGATGTCTGGTGTAGGCGCTCCATATTATATAGGGTCGCCACAGTTGATTAGGATGGTTGACGAAAGGCTTTGTGCCATTAAGCCTCCTCAATGCATCACGCGCCTGCCAAGATCTGTTGAACTGAGAAAGTTTTGGAAGGCAAGCGAGTGGCAACAGTGGCTGTTGTATTACAGCCTTGTTTGTGTTCACAGAATCTTGCCTGGCAAGTACCACAAACACTTTAGCTTGCTGGTGAAAGCTGTATACCTCCTACTTGGAGATACTGTCTCAGCCAAAGACATCAGGGATAGTACTGAGTGTCTTGTGCAATTTGTTATTCAAGTCCAAGTTCTCTACTCTAAGAAGGAAATGACTTCGAATGTACACTTGTTGTTGCACCTTGCAAAAAGTGTTACAATGCAAGGGCCACTCTGGGCACACTCTTGCTTTGTCTTTGAGGCGGGCTTAGGAAAGATTAAAAAGCTCGTCACTTCCGCTAAAGGAGTGCCTCACCAAGTGATGAGCAGAGTGCTTATGGCCAGCAAAGTTGGCGCACACAATGCAGCCGCTAGTGAGCAAGTTAAGAATTTCTTGTGCTCTGATTTGTGCAACAAAGAAGAGTCGCTGGCCCTTTTGGGAAAACCAAGAGCTGTCAGTGAGTCCATTCATAGAATTATTGAAGCGCAAGTCCCACACCAAATCACAGGGCCTGTTGAGGAATATGATAGAGTTCGCATCTCTGGACGCATGTTCCACAGCGAACAATATCAAAGGCCTCAAAAAACTAACTGCACAGCTGTACGACTGCGAGACAATATGCATGCTAAGATCCAGCATATTGTGTCAGTTAGCTGCAGTGACAGAAAAAGGATTTATTTTGTGTCTAACAGCTATGTTAGTTCTCTGTGTTTCGGCACAACACACATTTCATGTGTTCAGAAGTGGGTGGCACAGAATGTCGTCGAAGTGGACAGGCAGGCAGCTCCATGCCTGTGGATTGACTGGAACGaaaggcaatttttttgtaatcttgCCAATCGTTTCCCATAA
- the LOC119172304 gene encoding chromobox protein homolog 1 has translation MLSVVCMPSNVFPPPVVFDRVLHRYSTMSAKRKSPDGNSSGSEEFTVEKILDKRVRNGRVEYFLKWKGYPDSENTWEPHSNLDCPELIQEFEDNRKKREEKKRSTGAKANGAADEPKKKKPKTASELRQPPEDDGQPRGFDRGLEPERIIGATDSSGELMFLIKWKNSDEADLVPSRLANVKCPQVVIQFYEERLTWHTNSSNAKPEDAEEAS, from the exons ATGCTAAGCGTTGTTTGTATGCCATCGAACGTTTTCCCGCCGCCTGTAGTTTTCGACCGAGTTCTTCACCGTTACAG CACAATGTCGGCGAAACGCAAATCACCCGATGGAAACTCCTCCGGCTCCGAGGAATTCACGGTCGAGAAGATCCTGGACAAGAGAGTCCGCAACGGACGCGTGGAATACTTCCTCAAGTGGAAAGGCTACCCAGA CTCAGAAAACACCTGGGAACCACACTCTAATTTGGATTGTCCTGAGCTGATCCAAGAATTTGAGGACAACCGCAAGAAACGTGAGGAGAAGAAGCGTTCAACTGGAGCCAAGGCCAACGGTGCTGCTGACGAGCCCAAGAAGAAGAAACCAAAGACTGCCTCCGAGTTACGGCAGCCACCAGAG GACGATGGGCAACCCCGCGGCTTTGATCGGGGGCTAGAGCCAGAGCGGATCATTGGTGCTACGGACTCCAGTGGGGAGCTCATGTTCTTGATAAAATG GAAAAACAGTGATGAGGCAGACCTGGTTCCATCGCGGCTGGCCAACGTCAAGTGTCCCCAAGTGGTCATCCAATTCTACGAGGAGAGGTTGACATGGCACACGAACTCAAGCAATGCCAAGCCCGAAGATGCCGAGGAAGCTTCGTGA
- the LOC119172301 gene encoding heterogeneous nuclear ribonucleoprotein 87F, whose protein sequence is MGAQDNESEPEQFRKLFIGGLDYKTTEESLKGHFEQWGEVVDCVVMRDPSTKKSRGFGFITFRRAHMVDDAQAARPHKVDGREVEPKRAVPREEAGRPEAQATVKKVFVGGLKDDVDESDLRDYFSQFGNILSVNLVTEKDTGRKRGFAFVEYDDYDPVDKIVLKRHHMLKGKRTEVKKALSKQEMENLKKDKRPAFRGGRGGRGDGWEGGYGGGGYGGGGYGGGGYGSGGGGYGGGSGGYGGGGWSQGGGGGYGDSFSQGGWGGGGGGDFGSGYGNSYGGGPMRGGPGGYSQRGSGPYGNGSAGGYRR, encoded by the exons ATGGGTGCTCAAGAT AACGAGAGTGAACCGGAACAGTTCCGCAAGCTGTTCATTGGCGGCCTCGACTACAAGACCACGGAGGAGAGCCTTAAAGGCCACTTCGAACAATGGGGCGAAGTCGTGGACTGCGTCGTCATGCGAGACCCCAGCACGAAAAAGAGCCGTGGCTTCGGCTTTATCACCTTCCGTCGCGCGCACATGGTTGACGATGCGCAAGCGGCGCGACCTCACAAG GTCGATGGCAGAGAGGTGGAACCAAAGCGGGCTGTTCCCCGTGAGGAAGCCGGCCGACCGGAGGCACAGGCCACAGTCAAGAAAGTCTTTGTCGGTGGTCTCAAAGATGACGTTGACGAGTCCGACCTTAGAGACTATTTTTCACAGTTCGGCAACATCCTGTCCGTCAACTTGGTCACCGAGAAGGATACTGGCCGCAAGCGTGGTTTCGCCTTTGTTGAGTACGATGACTACGACCCAGTGGACAAGATTGTCC TGAAGCGCCACCACATGCTGAAAGGAAAGAGGACAGAAGTGAAGAAAGCACTTTCTAAGCAAGAGATGGAAAACCTCAAGAAAGACAAGCGGCCTGCATTCCGTGGTGGCCGCGGAGGTCGTGGTGACGGCTGGGAAGGTGGCTACGGCGGTGGCGGATATGGTGGCGGCGGCTACGGCGGCGGTGGATATGGCTCCGGCGGAGGCGGctacggtggtggtagtggtggctACGGCGGTGGAGGCTGGAGCCAAGGTGGCGGAGGAGGCTATGGAGACAGCTTCAGCCAGGGTGGCTGGGGAGGTGGCGGTGGCGGAGACTTTGGCTCCGGCTACGGCAACAGCTACGGTGGGGGACCAATGCGTGGAGGACCAGGAGGCTACTCGCAGCGTGGCTCTGGCCCGTATG GTAATGGCAGCGCAGGTGGCTACCGGAGATAA